The Corallococcus exiguus genome has a window encoding:
- a CDS encoding SDR family oxidoreductase, with protein MTTDMKGKVVAITGASSGIGEATARLLASQGAKVVLGARRTDRLETLTGELRSKGGEARYKALDVTKREDVEGFVAFTLKEFGRLDVLINNAGVMPLSRLEELKLDEWNRMIDVNIRGVLHGIAAGLPVMKRQKAGQFINLSSIGGHAVSPTAAVYCATKFAVMAISEGLRQEVGADIRVTVISPGVTTSELADSISDPASREYMREFRKDAIPADAIARAISYAISQPADVDVSEIIIRPTSSPY; from the coding sequence ATGACGACGGACATGAAGGGCAAGGTGGTGGCCATCACCGGAGCGAGCAGCGGCATTGGCGAGGCGACGGCCCGCCTGCTCGCCAGTCAGGGGGCGAAGGTGGTGCTGGGCGCGCGCCGGACGGACCGGCTGGAGACGCTGACGGGCGAGCTGAGGTCGAAGGGCGGCGAGGCTCGTTACAAGGCGTTGGACGTGACGAAGCGCGAGGACGTGGAGGGCTTCGTGGCCTTCACGCTGAAGGAGTTCGGGCGGCTGGACGTGCTCATCAACAACGCGGGGGTGATGCCGCTGTCCAGGCTGGAGGAGCTGAAGCTGGACGAGTGGAACCGGATGATCGACGTGAACATCCGGGGCGTGCTGCACGGCATTGCCGCGGGGCTTCCGGTGATGAAGCGCCAGAAGGCGGGGCAGTTCATCAACCTGTCCTCCATTGGCGGGCACGCGGTGAGCCCGACGGCGGCGGTGTACTGCGCCACGAAGTTCGCGGTGATGGCCATCTCCGAAGGCCTGCGCCAGGAGGTGGGCGCGGACATCCGGGTGACGGTGATTTCGCCGGGAGTCACCACGTCGGAGCTGGCGGACAGCATCAGTGACCCGGCGTCGCGCGAGTACATGCGCGAGTTCCGCAAGGACGCCATTCCGGCGGACGCCATCGCCCGCGCCATCAGCTACGCCATCAGCCAGCCCGCGGACGTGGACGTGAGCGAGATCATCATCCGCCCCACGTCGAGCCCGTACTGA